A stretch of the Tardiphaga sp. 709 genome encodes the following:
- a CDS encoding acetate--CoA ligase family protein — protein sequence MSQSNLAVKEATPSAKQAVRKVLDAVKADKRTSLTAPEGKLVCDAYGIPVPKEGVATSAADAAKMASGMGFPVVMKIVSPDILHKTEAGGVIVGVKTAEDAQKAYDTILANAKKYKADAKIEGIQVQQMLMGGTEVIIGSITDGSFGKLVAFGLGGVLVEVLKDVTFRLAPATNDDALSMLDGIQAAEMLHGVRGGDPANREALADIIVKVSQLVSDFPEMVELDLNPVFATKKDAIAADVRIVVDFDYKPRPAPRSNAEIVTAMNRIMMPKAVAVIGASAEDGKIGNSVMKNLINGGYKGDIYPIHPKAEEIMGRKAYKSVKDVPGVIDTAVFAIPAKFVAGALIECGEKKIPGAVLIPSGFAEANEPALQEEIVAIGKKYDVRLMGPNIYGFYYTPANLCATFCTAYDVKGSAALSSQSGGIGMAIIGFSRSAKMGVSAIVGLGNKSDIDEDDLLAFFEQDPNTTIIAQHCEDLKDGRAFAEAAKRVSKKKPVVVLKAGRTSAGAKAASSHTGALAGNDKIYEDVLKQSGVIRARSLRQLLEFARGIPVLPTPKGENVLIITGAGGSGVLLSDAVVDNGMSLMAMPPDLDAAFRKFIPPFGAAGNPVDITGGEPPITYVNTVKLGLTDDRIHSLILGYWHTIVTPPMVFARNMVEIKNEMKAKGIEKPMVASLAGDVEVEEAAEYLYQNGIPAYAYSTELPVEVLGAKYKWARGAGLL from the coding sequence ATGTCCCAATCGAATCTTGCCGTCAAAGAAGCAACACCATCGGCTAAACAGGCCGTCCGCAAAGTTCTCGATGCGGTCAAAGCCGACAAGCGCACCAGCCTGACCGCCCCCGAGGGCAAGCTTGTGTGTGACGCCTACGGCATTCCCGTGCCGAAGGAAGGCGTGGCCACCTCAGCCGCTGACGCTGCCAAGATGGCAAGCGGCATGGGCTTCCCGGTCGTGATGAAGATCGTCTCGCCGGACATTCTCCACAAGACCGAAGCGGGCGGCGTCATCGTCGGCGTCAAGACCGCCGAAGACGCGCAGAAGGCTTACGACACCATTCTGGCCAATGCCAAGAAGTACAAGGCCGACGCCAAGATAGAAGGTATCCAGGTTCAGCAGATGCTGATGGGCGGCACCGAAGTGATCATCGGTTCGATCACCGATGGTTCGTTCGGCAAGCTGGTGGCCTTCGGCCTGGGCGGCGTGCTCGTCGAAGTGCTGAAGGACGTCACTTTCCGCCTCGCGCCCGCGACCAATGATGACGCGCTGTCGATGCTCGATGGCATCCAGGCTGCCGAGATGCTGCATGGCGTACGTGGCGGCGATCCTGCCAATCGTGAAGCGCTGGCCGACATCATCGTCAAGGTGTCGCAGCTCGTCAGCGATTTCCCTGAAATGGTCGAACTCGATCTCAACCCGGTTTTCGCCACCAAGAAAGACGCGATTGCCGCCGACGTGCGTATCGTCGTCGATTTCGACTACAAACCGCGCCCCGCGCCGCGCTCCAACGCCGAAATCGTCACGGCGATGAACCGCATCATGATGCCGAAGGCCGTCGCCGTGATCGGTGCCTCTGCCGAAGATGGCAAGATCGGCAATTCGGTGATGAAGAACCTCATCAACGGCGGCTACAAGGGCGACATCTATCCGATTCATCCGAAGGCCGAAGAGATCATGGGCCGCAAGGCCTATAAGAGCGTCAAGGATGTTCCGGGCGTGATCGACACCGCGGTATTCGCGATTCCCGCCAAGTTCGTGGCCGGCGCGCTGATCGAATGTGGCGAGAAGAAAATTCCGGGCGCGGTGCTGATCCCGTCGGGCTTTGCCGAAGCCAACGAGCCTGCGCTGCAGGAAGAAATCGTCGCGATCGGCAAGAAATACGACGTGCGTCTGATGGGGCCGAATATCTACGGCTTCTATTACACCCCGGCCAATCTCTGCGCGACGTTCTGTACAGCCTATGACGTGAAGGGCTCAGCGGCGCTGTCGTCGCAGTCCGGCGGCATCGGCATGGCGATCATCGGCTTCTCGCGCTCCGCCAAGATGGGCGTGTCGGCCATCGTCGGTCTCGGCAACAAGAGCGACATCGACGAGGACGATCTGCTCGCCTTCTTCGAGCAAGATCCCAACACCACGATCATCGCGCAGCACTGCGAGGATCTGAAGGATGGCCGTGCCTTCGCGGAAGCCGCCAAGCGCGTCTCCAAGAAGAAGCCGGTCGTCGTACTGAAGGCCGGCCGCACCTCGGCCGGCGCCAAGGCGGCCTCGTCGCATACCGGCGCGCTCGCCGGCAACGACAAGATCTATGAGGACGTGCTGAAGCAGTCGGGCGTCATTCGCGCCCGCTCGCTACGCCAGCTGCTCGAATTCGCCCGTGGCATTCCCGTGCTGCCGACGCCGAAGGGCGAGAACGTGCTGATCATCACCGGTGCTGGTGGTTCGGGCGTGCTGCTGTCGGATGCGGTGGTCGATAACGGCATGTCGCTGATGGCGATGCCGCCGGATCTGGATGCGGCGTTCCGCAAGTTCATCCCGCCGTTCGGCGCCGCCGGCAACCCGGTCGACATCACCGGTGGCGAACCGCCGATCACTTACGTCAACACCGTGAAGCTGGGCCTCACCGATGATCGCATCCACTCGCTGATCCTCGGCTACTGGCACACGATCGTGACGCCGCCGATGGTGTTCGCGCGCAACATGGTCGAGATCAAGAACGAGATGAAGGCCAAGGGCATCGAGAAGCCGATGGTGGCTTCGCTCGCGGGCGATGTGGAAGTCGAGGAAGCCGCCGAATATCTCTACCAGAACGGCATTCCGGCTTACGCCTATTCGACCGAACTTCCGGTCGAGGTGCTCGGCGCCAAGTACAAGTGGGCGCGGGGAGCGGGGCTTCTGTAA
- the frc gene encoding formyl-CoA transferase translates to MTQALKGVRILDFTHVQSGPTCTQLLAWFGADVIKVERPGVGDITRGQLQDVPNVDSLYFTMLNHNKRSITLDTKNPKGKEVLTALMKECDVLVENFGPGVLDRMGFPFEKIQQINPKMIVASIKGFGPGPYEDCKVYENVAQCTGGAASTTGFRDGLPLVTGAQIGDSGTGLHLALGIVTALYQRTQTGKGQKVTAAMQDGVLNLSRVKLRDQQRLAHGPLKEYSQFGEGIPFGDAVPRAGNDSGGGQPGRILKCKGWETDPNAYIYFITQAPVWEKICDVIGEPTWKTDPAYAKPAVRLPKLNAIFARIEQWTMTKTKFEAMEILNQDDIPCGPILSMKELAEDQSLRATGTVVEVDHPERGKYLSVGNPIKLSESPTEVTRSPLLGEHTDEILRQVLGFSDHQVAEIHDSGALDPPRKVAAE, encoded by the coding sequence ATGACACAGGCGCTCAAAGGCGTTCGCATTCTGGATTTCACCCACGTTCAATCTGGCCCGACCTGCACGCAGTTGCTGGCATGGTTCGGCGCCGATGTGATCAAGGTCGAACGCCCCGGCGTTGGCGACATCACCCGCGGCCAGCTACAGGACGTGCCGAATGTGGACAGCCTGTATTTCACCATGCTGAACCACAACAAGCGCTCGATCACCCTCGACACCAAGAACCCGAAGGGCAAGGAAGTCCTCACCGCGCTGATGAAAGAGTGCGATGTCCTGGTCGAGAACTTCGGACCCGGCGTGCTCGACCGCATGGGCTTCCCGTTCGAAAAGATTCAGCAGATCAACCCGAAGATGATCGTCGCTTCGATCAAGGGGTTTGGTCCCGGTCCCTATGAGGACTGCAAGGTCTATGAGAACGTCGCGCAGTGCACCGGCGGCGCAGCTTCCACCACCGGCTTCCGCGACGGCCTGCCACTCGTCACCGGCGCACAGATCGGCGATAGCGGCACTGGCCTGCATCTCGCACTCGGCATCGTCACCGCGCTGTATCAGCGCACGCAAACCGGCAAGGGCCAGAAGGTCACCGCCGCGATGCAGGACGGCGTGCTCAACCTGTCGCGCGTCAAGCTGCGCGACCAGCAGCGCCTCGCTCACGGTCCGCTCAAGGAATACAGCCAGTTCGGCGAAGGCATTCCGTTCGGCGATGCCGTGCCCCGCGCCGGCAACGACTCCGGCGGTGGTCAGCCCGGCCGCATCCTGAAGTGCAAGGGCTGGGAAACCGACCCGAACGCCTACATCTACTTCATCACTCAAGCGCCGGTGTGGGAGAAGATCTGCGACGTGATCGGCGAACCGACCTGGAAGACCGACCCGGCCTATGCCAAGCCGGCGGTGCGCCTGCCCAAGCTCAACGCGATCTTCGCGCGCATCGAACAGTGGACGATGACCAAGACCAAGTTCGAGGCGATGGAAATCCTGAACCAGGACGACATCCCGTGCGGCCCGATCCTGTCCATGAAGGAATTGGCCGAAGACCAGTCGCTCCGCGCCACCGGCACCGTGGTCGAGGTCGATCACCCCGAGCGCGGCAAGTATCTGTCGGTTGGTAATCCGATTAAGCTATCGGAAAGCCCCACCGAAGTGACCCGCTCGCCCCTGCTCGGCGAACATACCGACGAAATCCTCAGGCAAGTGCTGGGCTTCAGCGATCATCAGGTGGCCGAAATCCACGACTCCGGCGCACTCGATCCGCCGCGCAAGGTTGCGGCAGAGTAA
- a CDS encoding tripartite tricarboxylate transporter TctB family protein, whose protein sequence is MTTQKSHNAGPSHKSVEAGVTTVIGLFGAIVVYGSVKAGINWGAEGPKAGFFPFYIGLFIIISSLVNIWNTLREDDDSLFAEWGQLRQVFSVVIPTGIYVGVLPFIGLYVSSMIFIAWFMRWLGKYEWPIIAAISLGMPVVTYLIFERWFLVPLPKGPLEDLLGL, encoded by the coding sequence ATGACCACGCAGAAATCTCACAACGCAGGCCCGTCTCACAAATCGGTCGAAGCCGGCGTCACCACCGTCATCGGCCTGTTCGGCGCCATCGTCGTCTATGGCAGCGTCAAGGCCGGCATCAACTGGGGCGCAGAGGGACCGAAAGCCGGATTCTTTCCGTTCTATATTGGGCTGTTCATTATCATCTCCAGCCTCGTCAATATTTGGAACACGCTGCGCGAGGACGACGACAGCCTGTTCGCCGAATGGGGCCAGCTGCGCCAGGTCTTCAGCGTCGTCATTCCCACCGGCATCTATGTCGGCGTCCTGCCGTTCATCGGCCTCTATGTGTCGTCGATGATTTTCATCGCATGGTTCATGCGTTGGCTCGGCAAATATGAGTGGCCGATCATCGCCGCTATCTCTCTTGGCATGCCTGTCGTCACCTACCTGATCTTCGAACGCTGGTTTCTCGTGCCGCTCCCCAAGGGGCCCCTCGAGGATCTGCTCGGTCTCTGA
- a CDS encoding tripartite tricarboxylate transporter permease, translated as MEEIANLFQGFAVALQPFNIAVMVLGIVLGVIIGVLPGLGGANGVAILLPLTFSMPPTSAIIMLSCIYWGALFGGAITSILFNIPGEPWSVATTFDGYPMAQQGKAAEALTAAFTSSFVGALFAVVMITLVAPLVAGFALRFGPAEKFAVYFLAFCSFVGLSKEPPFKTIAAMMIGFALAAVGLDSITGQLRLTFGSTELLNGFDFLIAVIGLFGLGEIFLTMEEGLRFQGGKAKIDLRVVLRTWMSLPQYWMTSLRSCVIGCWMGVTPAGATPASFMSYGIAKRVSKNGNNFGKGEIEGVIAPETAAHAAGTAALLPMLSLGVPGSPTAAVLLGGLLIWGLQPGPMLFVEQKEFVWGLIASMYLGNLVGLIIVLTCVPIFAAILRVPFSIIAPLILVLCAIGAYSVHNSTFDVVMMLVFGIIGYALKKCNYPLAPLVLAIVLGDKAEEAFRQSLLGSQGSLGIFFSNTLVSSIMILGLIALFWSVIQNGFTRLRTRTAAA; from the coding sequence ATGGAAGAAATTGCTAATCTGTTCCAGGGCTTTGCGGTCGCGCTGCAGCCATTCAACATCGCGGTGATGGTGCTCGGCATCGTGCTTGGCGTCATCATCGGCGTGCTGCCCGGCCTTGGCGGCGCCAATGGCGTTGCGATCCTGCTGCCCCTCACCTTCAGCATGCCGCCGACATCGGCCATCATCATGCTGTCCTGCATCTATTGGGGCGCATTGTTCGGAGGTGCGATCACCTCGATTCTGTTCAACATACCCGGAGAGCCATGGTCGGTGGCCACGACATTCGACGGCTATCCGATGGCGCAGCAGGGCAAGGCTGCCGAAGCACTGACAGCCGCCTTCACGTCCTCTTTTGTCGGCGCCCTGTTCGCCGTCGTCATGATTACCCTGGTCGCGCCGTTGGTCGCAGGCTTCGCCTTACGATTTGGGCCGGCGGAGAAATTCGCTGTCTACTTCCTGGCGTTCTGCAGTTTCGTCGGGCTGAGTAAGGAGCCACCTTTCAAGACAATCGCTGCCATGATGATCGGATTCGCGCTCGCCGCCGTTGGTCTCGATTCCATCACCGGACAGCTGCGGCTCACGTTCGGCTCGACCGAACTCCTCAATGGCTTCGACTTCCTGATCGCCGTCATCGGCCTGTTCGGCCTCGGCGAGATCTTCCTCACCATGGAGGAAGGACTGCGCTTCCAGGGCGGCAAGGCGAAGATCGATCTTCGCGTCGTGCTACGTACCTGGATGAGCTTGCCGCAATACTGGATGACGTCATTGCGCTCCTGCGTCATCGGCTGCTGGATGGGTGTTACGCCCGCAGGCGCGACACCCGCGTCCTTTATGAGTTACGGCATCGCCAAGCGCGTCTCCAAGAACGGCAATAACTTCGGCAAGGGCGAGATCGAAGGCGTTATCGCTCCGGAAACGGCCGCGCATGCTGCCGGTACCGCGGCCCTGCTTCCGATGCTCTCGCTCGGCGTCCCCGGCTCGCCAACTGCCGCTGTGCTTCTTGGTGGTCTGCTGATCTGGGGCCTGCAGCCTGGCCCGATGCTATTCGTCGAGCAGAAGGAGTTCGTCTGGGGCCTGATCGCCTCGATGTATCTCGGCAACCTCGTCGGCCTGATCATCGTGCTGACCTGCGTACCGATCTTCGCAGCGATCCTGCGGGTTCCATTCAGCATCATCGCACCTCTTATCCTGGTGCTCTGTGCGATCGGAGCTTACTCCGTCCACAACTCGACCTTCGACGTGGTGATGATGCTGGTATTCGGAATCATCGGTTACGCACTGAAGAAGTGTAACTATCCCCTCGCCCCGCTGGTGCTGGCCATCGTGCTCGGCGACAAGGCCGAGGAAGCCTTCCGGCAGTCATTGCTGGGCTCACAGGGATCGCTCGGGATCTTCTTCTC
- a CDS encoding GntR family transcriptional regulator, whose product MPTRKQTKAPSVMSEADIAIVRIAPETSFKTKAYEALKEAILKMDIYTSPDPVMLDERALSERLGVSRTPIREAIAMLEQDGFVKTVPRRGIVVVRKTKVEIVDMIRAWAALESMAARLITTTARKKDISALRDFFKDFNKDRLPQDHVEEYSKANIAFHQALISLSESPVLVDMTNDILLHVRGYRQLTIGRTDRTATSLPEHLAIIEALEERNTELAEKRARDHTLGLASYVEAHGQELFT is encoded by the coding sequence ATGCCCACGCGAAAACAAACCAAGGCGCCGTCCGTCATGTCTGAAGCCGATATCGCGATCGTTCGGATTGCACCGGAGACCAGCTTCAAGACCAAGGCCTATGAAGCCTTGAAAGAAGCCATTCTTAAGATGGACATCTACACCTCGCCAGATCCGGTGATGCTCGACGAGCGCGCTCTGTCGGAACGGCTCGGTGTCAGCCGCACGCCTATCCGCGAAGCCATTGCGATGCTGGAGCAGGATGGCTTTGTAAAGACCGTGCCACGCCGCGGCATCGTCGTTGTCAGAAAGACCAAGGTCGAGATCGTCGACATGATCCGCGCCTGGGCGGCGCTGGAAAGCATGGCCGCGCGTCTGATCACGACCACCGCACGCAAGAAAGATATCTCGGCGCTGCGCGACTTCTTCAAGGACTTCAACAAGGACCGTCTGCCACAGGACCACGTTGAGGAATATTCGAAAGCGAATATCGCTTTCCACCAGGCACTGATCTCGCTCAGCGAATCGCCAGTGCTGGTCGATATGACCAACGATATTCTGCTGCATGTGCGTGGCTATCGTCAGCTGACCATCGGACGCACGGACCGTACGGCGACGTCCCTGCCCGAACATCTGGCCATCATCGAAGCGCTTGAGGAGCGCAACACCGAGCTTGCGGAAAAGCGCGCGCGCGATCACACGCTCGGTCTGGCTTCTTATGTCGAAGCCCACGGCCAGGAATTGTTTACGTAA
- the oxc gene encoding oxalyl-CoA decarboxylase, which produces MSAVVQSIDTNAAAEQELTDGFHLIIDALKLNGLNTIYGVPGIPITDFGRMAQAEGIRVLSFRHEQAAGYAASIAGYLTKKPGVCLTVSAPGFLNGLTALAHATTNCFPMILISGSSEREIVDLQQGDYEEMDQLAVAKPLCKAAFRVLHAADIGIGLARAIRAAVSGRPGGVYLDLPAKLFGQVMNADAGKKSLVKVIDAAPAQIPAPDSIKRALDVLKSAKKPLIILGKGAAYAQADDAVKALVETSGIPFLPMSMAKGLLPDTHPQCAGAARSTVLKDSDVVMLIGARLNWLLSHGKGKAWGSAPKKFIQIDIEPKEMDSNVEIVAPVVGDIGSCVTALLDGMGKSWQKASSDWTSAVTTKRDENVAKMAPKLMNNNSPMDYHGALGVLRTIIAERPDAMLVNEGANTLDLARGIVDMYQPRKRIDVGTWGIMGIGMGYCIAAAVETGKPVLAIEGDSAFGFSGMEVETICRYNLPVCIVVFNNDGIYRGTDVNPTGGSDVAPTVFVKGSRYDKMMEAFGGVGVNATSPDELKRAVNAAMDSGKPTLINAVIDPAAGSESGRIGNLNPQSVLSKKK; this is translated from the coding sequence ATGTCCGCAGTAGTCCAGAGCATCGATACCAACGCAGCCGCCGAGCAGGAATTGACCGATGGCTTCCATCTGATCATCGATGCTCTCAAGCTCAATGGCCTCAACACGATCTATGGCGTGCCGGGCATTCCGATTACCGACTTCGGCCGCATGGCGCAGGCCGAGGGGATCCGGGTGCTGTCGTTCCGCCACGAACAGGCCGCAGGCTATGCCGCATCGATCGCCGGCTATCTCACCAAGAAGCCCGGCGTCTGCTTGACTGTGTCCGCCCCCGGCTTCCTCAACGGCCTCACGGCGCTGGCCCACGCCACTACCAACTGCTTCCCAATGATCCTGATCTCCGGCTCGTCCGAGCGTGAGATCGTCGATCTGCAGCAGGGCGACTACGAGGAAATGGATCAGCTCGCGGTCGCCAAGCCGCTCTGCAAGGCCGCGTTCCGCGTGCTGCATGCGGCCGACATCGGCATCGGCCTCGCCCGCGCCATCCGCGCCGCAGTGTCCGGCCGTCCCGGCGGTGTCTATCTCGATCTGCCGGCCAAGCTGTTCGGTCAGGTGATGAATGCCGATGCAGGCAAAAAGTCGCTCGTGAAGGTGATCGACGCCGCGCCGGCGCAGATCCCTGCCCCGGATTCGATCAAGCGCGCGCTCGACGTGCTGAAATCGGCGAAGAAGCCGCTGATCATTCTCGGCAAGGGCGCCGCCTATGCGCAGGCCGACGATGCTGTGAAGGCACTCGTCGAGACATCCGGCATTCCGTTCCTGCCCATGAGCATGGCCAAGGGCCTTCTGCCTGACACTCATCCGCAGTGTGCGGGTGCTGCACGTTCGACGGTCCTGAAAGACAGCGACGTCGTCATGCTGATTGGCGCACGCCTGAACTGGCTGCTGTCGCACGGCAAGGGCAAGGCCTGGGGCAGCGCGCCCAAGAAGTTCATCCAGATCGACATCGAGCCGAAGGAAATGGATTCCAACGTCGAGATCGTCGCGCCCGTCGTTGGCGATATCGGCTCCTGCGTCACCGCCCTGCTCGATGGCATGGGCAAGAGCTGGCAGAAGGCATCGTCCGACTGGACATCAGCAGTCACCACGAAGCGCGACGAGAACGTCGCGAAGATGGCGCCGAAGCTGATGAACAACAATTCGCCGATGGATTACCACGGCGCGCTCGGCGTTCTGCGCACCATCATCGCCGAACGTCCGGATGCCATGCTCGTGAATGAAGGCGCAAACACGCTCGATCTCGCTCGCGGCATCGTCGACATGTATCAGCCGCGCAAGCGCATCGATGTCGGCACCTGGGGCATCATGGGCATCGGCATGGGTTATTGCATCGCCGCGGCCGTCGAAACCGGCAAACCTGTCCTCGCGATCGAAGGCGACAGCGCATTCGGTTTCTCCGGCATGGAGGTGGAGACGATCTGTCGCTACAATCTGCCGGTCTGCATCGTCGTCTTCAACAATGACGGCATCTATCGCGGCACCGACGTCAATCCGACCGGCGGTTCCGACGTGGCGCCGACGGTCTTCGTCAAGGGCTCACGCTACGACAAGATGATGGAAGCCTTTGGTGGCGTCGGCGTGAACGCGACCTCGCCCGACGAACTCAAGCGCGCCGTCAATGCGGCGATGGATTCCGGCAAGCCGACGCTCATCAATGCGGTGATCGATCCGGCGGCCGGCAGCGAGAGCGGCCGTATCGGCAACCTCAATCCGCAGAGCGTGCTCAGCAAGAAGAAATAA
- a CDS encoding substrate-binding domain-containing protein: MATTTEHRLTFMSAVAVYAEIEELLPQFERQHGIAVQAKYDVNPAVAKRIMDGEDFDVGLTNPWYVDEMISLGCVFPDIHVPFGRVPLTIGAAAAAPDGVASSHEAVRKLLLSADSIAYTSIGTSGKTFLKAVEMMGLQEHIRDRLRPMGAGEPPIAVANGEVQYAIAPLSRIIAAPGVAPVANFPPELGLHIDMSMFVHRKSRLEKALQLVQFLSDSGLDAYLRSHGVYRYEL, encoded by the coding sequence ATGGCTACAACCACCGAACACAGGCTGACGTTCATGAGTGCCGTGGCAGTATATGCGGAGATCGAGGAACTACTGCCGCAGTTCGAGCGGCAGCACGGCATTGCGGTTCAAGCGAAGTACGACGTGAATCCGGCCGTTGCAAAGCGTATCATGGACGGCGAAGACTTCGACGTCGGGCTGACTAATCCCTGGTATGTCGACGAGATGATCTCGCTTGGGTGCGTTTTTCCGGATATCCACGTGCCGTTCGGGCGCGTTCCGCTAACGATCGGAGCTGCCGCAGCTGCGCCGGACGGCGTCGCCAGTTCACATGAAGCCGTGCGCAAGCTCCTGTTGAGCGCGGACTCGATCGCATACACCTCCATAGGGACCAGCGGGAAGACGTTCTTGAAAGCCGTCGAAATGATGGGCCTGCAGGAGCACATCCGAGATCGCTTGCGTCCGATGGGCGCTGGCGAGCCGCCGATCGCTGTCGCCAACGGCGAAGTACAGTACGCCATCGCGCCGCTTTCGAGGATCATAGCTGCTCCCGGCGTCGCACCCGTTGCGAACTTTCCGCCTGAACTCGGTCTGCACATCGATATGTCGATGTTTGTCCATCGGAAAAGCCGTCTTGAAAAAGCGTTGCAGCTTGTCCAGTTCCTTTCGGATTCCGGGCTGGACGCCTACCTCAGATCTCACGGCGTGTATCGTTACGAGCTGTAG
- a CDS encoding tripartite tricarboxylate transporter substrate binding protein encodes MKRLGSCLTLAAAASILCLGASLPASAAWEPTRPVELIVPAGTGGGADQMARTIQGIITKHSLMKQPLVVINKSGGAGGEGFLDVKSANNNPHKIIITLSNLFTTPLATGIPFNWKDLTPVAMLALDEFVLWVNADKPYKTVKDYIDAVKAAPAGTIKMGGTGSKQEDQIITVAVEKAIGSKFTYIPYKGGGEVAVQLVGQHVDSTVNNPIEAVAQWRGGKVRPLCVFDSKPMAYDEQVADGKGWKDIPTCKSQGLDIEYVMLRGIFMGPKATKDQIEYYVELFKKVRATPEWQDLMKSGAFNTTFMTGGEYASWVGTEEKRHETLMKEAGFLAQGN; translated from the coding sequence ATGAAACGCCTAGGTTCATGTCTCACGCTGGCCGCCGCTGCATCCATTCTCTGCCTGGGAGCGTCTCTCCCGGCATCTGCTGCATGGGAGCCGACGCGCCCCGTCGAATTGATCGTTCCCGCGGGCACCGGCGGCGGCGCCGATCAGATGGCGCGCACCATTCAGGGCATCATCACCAAGCACAGTCTGATGAAGCAGCCGCTTGTCGTCATCAACAAGTCGGGTGGCGCGGGCGGTGAAGGTTTTCTCGACGTGAAGTCGGCGAACAACAATCCGCACAAGATCATCATCACGCTCTCTAACCTGTTCACGACACCGCTCGCCACCGGCATTCCCTTCAACTGGAAGGATCTCACTCCAGTCGCGATGCTGGCGCTCGACGAGTTCGTACTGTGGGTAAATGCCGACAAACCGTACAAGACGGTGAAGGACTATATCGACGCCGTGAAGGCCGCACCGGCCGGCACGATCAAGATGGGCGGCACCGGCTCGAAGCAGGAAGACCAGATCATCACGGTCGCAGTCGAGAAAGCGATCGGCAGCAAGTTCACTTACATCCCCTACAAGGGCGGCGGTGAAGTCGCGGTGCAGCTCGTTGGCCAGCATGTCGATTCAACCGTGAACAATCCGATCGAGGCTGTCGCGCAGTGGCGCGGCGGCAAGGTGCGTCCGCTCTGCGTGTTCGACAGCAAGCCGATGGCCTATGACGAGCAGGTTGCTGACGGCAAGGGCTGGAAGGACATTCCGACCTGCAAGTCGCAGGGGCTCGATATCGAATATGTGATGCTGCGCGGCATCTTCATGGGGCCGAAAGCGACGAAGGATCAGATCGAGTATTATGTCGAACTGTTCAAGAAGGTCCGCGCGACGCCCGAGTGGCAGGACCTGATGAAGAGCGGCGCCTTCAACACGACCTTCATGACCGGCGGCGAGTACGCCAGCTGGGTTGGCACCGAAGAGAAGCGCCACGAGACCCTGATGAAGGAAGCCGGCTTCCTCGCACAAGGCAACTGA